The proteins below are encoded in one region of Hugenholtzia roseola DSM 9546:
- a CDS encoding DNA adenine methylase: MTKARPFIKWVGGKNQLLEQFENYYPNELRKGIIKNYVEPFLGGGALFFALSQHYKIENAYLSDLNKDLVLTYQVIQQSPNDLLDFLEQYQKNYDQTEQEKRNDLFLAVRKHFNLQRFEINYKKLSDNWISRAAQFIFLNKTCFNGLFRLNSKGEFNVPYGKYKTAMIFDEPNILAVSKVLQNVEIQQANYTSCFDKVTENTFVYFDPPYRPISQTASFTTYTGAEFKDKEQLQLAQFFQKLDKEKGAKLMLSNSDPKNENPEDDFFERAFSGYNIFRVSASRAVNCNGEKRGKINELLITNYQYEPQTLAINF; the protein is encoded by the coding sequence ATGACAAAAGCAAGACCATTTATAAAGTGGGTAGGTGGTAAAAATCAACTTTTAGAACAGTTTGAAAATTATTACCCCAATGAACTTAGAAAAGGCATCATCAAAAATTATGTTGAGCCTTTTTTAGGTGGTGGTGCTTTGTTTTTTGCTCTTTCGCAACATTACAAAATTGAAAATGCTTACTTATCAGACTTAAACAAAGATTTGGTTTTGACTTACCAAGTCATTCAACAAAGCCCTAACGATTTACTTGACTTTTTGGAACAGTATCAAAAAAATTACGACCAAACCGAACAAGAAAAACGCAATGATTTATTTTTGGCAGTGCGTAAGCATTTTAACTTGCAACGCTTTGAGATAAATTATAAAAAGTTATCTGATAATTGGATTTCAAGAGCAGCACAATTTATTTTCTTGAATAAAACTTGCTTTAACGGACTTTTTCGTCTTAACTCAAAAGGCGAGTTTAATGTGCCTTATGGCAAGTACAAAACCGCAATGATTTTTGACGAGCCTAATATTTTGGCAGTTTCAAAAGTATTACAAAACGTTGAAATTCAACAGGCTAACTATACAAGTTGTTTTGATAAAGTAACTGAAAATACTTTTGTTTACTTTGACCCGCCTTACAGACCTATCAGCCAAACGGCAAGTTTTACGACTTACACAGGGGCGGAATTTAAGGACAAAGAGCAACTACAATTAGCTCAATTTTTTCAAAAATTAGATAAAGAAAAAGGAGCAAAACTAATGCTTTCCAATTCAGACCCCAAGAACGAAAACCCCGAAGATGACTTTTTTGAAAGAGCATTTTCGGGCTACAATATTTTTAGGGTTTCGGCAAGTAGAGCAGTAAATTGCAATGGCGAAAAACGTGGTAAAATCAACGAACTTTTAATTACGAACTATCAATATGAACCACAAACCTTGGCAATCAATTTTTGA
- the lysA gene encoding diaminopimelate decarboxylase has translation MQLIENQYQIQGLSVSDLCAAYGTPLYVYDTEVMLAKLKELKTAFKGVDLKLKYAAKALTNISVLKFFRQQGIGLDVVSIEEARLGLLAGFAADEILFTPNCVSLQEIEEAVELGVRINIDNISILEQFGHKFGNTVPCCIRLNPHIMAGGNHKIQVGHIDSKFGISILQLRHVLRVVKANNMKINGLHMHTGSDILDADVFLRGAQILFEAAEDFQDLEFMDFGSGFKVAYKEGDITTNLADLGAKLRQAFQDFCKKYGRDLELWFEPGKFLVSESGTFFVQTNVIKQTPASLFVGVNSGMNHLIRPMFYDSYHQIVNVSNPTGASRVYAIVGYICETDTFGWDRKLTEVREGDILAIRNAGAYGFMMASNYNSRLRPAEVLIHQGKAYLIRERETLEDLLKNQILVELPSEAAIFE, from the coding sequence ATGCAACTTATTGAGAATCAGTATCAAATTCAGGGTCTATCTGTTTCAGACCTTTGCGCTGCTTATGGCACGCCTTTGTACGTGTATGACACCGAGGTAATGCTCGCCAAATTGAAGGAACTTAAAACGGCTTTCAAGGGCGTGGATTTGAAGCTCAAATATGCAGCCAAAGCCCTGACGAATATTTCGGTTCTCAAATTTTTCAGACAACAAGGCATAGGCTTAGATGTGGTATCCATCGAGGAGGCGCGATTGGGTCTTTTGGCAGGTTTTGCCGCCGATGAGATTTTATTTACACCCAACTGCGTTTCTTTGCAAGAAATTGAGGAAGCCGTCGAGCTGGGGGTTCGCATCAATATCGACAACATCTCCATTTTAGAACAATTCGGACACAAATTTGGCAATACTGTACCCTGTTGTATCCGCCTCAATCCGCACATCATGGCAGGGGGCAATCATAAAATTCAGGTAGGACACATCGATTCCAAATTTGGCATCTCTATCTTACAGCTACGACATGTCTTGCGCGTTGTGAAGGCTAACAATATGAAAATCAATGGCTTACACATGCATACGGGGTCGGATATTTTAGATGCTGATGTCTTTTTGAGGGGGGCGCAAATCCTTTTCGAGGCGGCAGAGGATTTCCAAGACTTAGAATTTATGGATTTCGGCAGTGGCTTTAAAGTTGCGTACAAAGAAGGCGATATTACGACAAACTTAGCCGATTTGGGGGCAAAATTGCGCCAAGCCTTTCAAGATTTTTGTAAAAAATATGGCAGAGATTTGGAACTTTGGTTCGAGCCGGGCAAGTTTTTGGTCAGCGAATCGGGGACATTTTTTGTGCAAACCAACGTCATCAAACAAACACCTGCCTCCCTTTTTGTAGGGGTCAATTCGGGTATGAACCACTTAATCCGCCCTATGTTTTATGATTCCTATCACCAGATTGTCAATGTTTCGAACCCTACGGGTGCAAGTCGGGTCTATGCCATTGTAGGCTACATCTGCGAAACAGATACCTTTGGTTGGGATAGAAAACTAACCGAAGTGCGCGAAGGCGATATTTTGGCTATCAGAAATGCGGGGGCTTATGGTTTTATGATGGCATCAAATTACAACTCACGCCTACGCCCTGCTGAAGTCTTGATACACCAAGGGAAGGCTTACCTGATTCGCGAGCGCGAAACCTTAGAAGATTTGCTCAAAAACCAAATTTTGGTAGAGCTACCCAGCGAGGCAGCCATTTTTGAGTAA
- a CDS encoding phytoene desaturase family protein, which produces MEQKIVVIGSGFAGLSAAACLAQKGFSVTVVEKNDQLGGRARIWQQEGFTFDMGPSWYWMPDVFEDYFALFGKKVSDFYDLKRLSPAYKVFFNEQEVIDVPASLEELYALFESKETGSSAKLKEFLKQAEYKYKVGMGDYVFRPSHSITEFIDLRFITESFRIQMLNSLSKHVRKYFSNPELIKILEFPVLFLGATPQNTPAMYSLMNYADLVLGTWYPMKGMNEIVKAMVKVASQQGVTFLTQTEVSQIVVENGKAKGVQTNQGFIEADVVVSSGDYEHTDQKLLEKPYRNYSEKYWDRRVMSPSSLLFYLGVNRKVNTISHHNLFFDEDFELHAEEIYTNPQWPSKPLFYVCAPSKSDKTVAPEGCENIFVLIPIAPDLEDSEEMREKYYHMVMQRLERFTGQKIREHVIVKRSYCLEDFKQDYHSFKGNAYGLANTLRQTAFFKPKLKSKKVENLYYTGQLTVPGPGVPPSIISGRVVAEEIGKIWGKSQKNAAKLSTTV; this is translated from the coding sequence ATGGAACAAAAAATAGTCGTGATAGGCTCTGGCTTTGCAGGGCTTTCCGCCGCCGCTTGTTTGGCACAAAAAGGTTTTTCAGTAACGGTAGTTGAAAAAAATGACCAATTAGGCGGCAGAGCGCGAATTTGGCAGCAGGAGGGTTTTACCTTCGATATGGGACCCAGTTGGTATTGGATGCCCGATGTCTTTGAAGACTATTTCGCTCTCTTTGGCAAAAAAGTTTCTGATTTTTACGATTTAAAACGCCTTTCGCCTGCCTATAAAGTCTTTTTCAATGAACAGGAAGTCATAGATGTTCCCGCTTCTTTGGAAGAACTGTACGCGCTCTTCGAATCGAAGGAAACGGGGAGTTCTGCCAAATTGAAAGAATTTTTGAAGCAAGCCGAATACAAATACAAAGTAGGCATGGGCGACTATGTTTTTCGCCCTTCACACTCCATCACCGAATTTATAGACCTGCGCTTTATCACCGAAAGTTTCCGTATTCAGATGCTCAATTCTTTGAGCAAACACGTGCGCAAGTATTTTTCAAATCCCGAACTTATCAAGATTTTAGAGTTTCCCGTTTTGTTTCTTGGGGCAACGCCACAAAATACGCCTGCCATGTATAGCCTGATGAACTATGCCGACTTAGTGTTGGGAACTTGGTATCCGATGAAGGGCATGAATGAAATTGTCAAGGCAATGGTAAAAGTGGCTTCACAGCAAGGCGTAACCTTCCTGACCCAAACAGAGGTTTCGCAAATTGTGGTAGAGAATGGAAAAGCGAAAGGCGTGCAGACCAATCAGGGTTTTATCGAAGCCGATGTCGTAGTTTCCAGCGGCGATTACGAACATACCGACCAAAAACTATTAGAAAAACCCTATCGCAATTACAGCGAAAAATATTGGGATAGACGTGTGATGTCGCCTTCAAGTCTGCTCTTTTATTTGGGGGTGAATAGAAAAGTCAATACGATTTCGCATCATAACCTGTTTTTTGATGAAGATTTCGAACTGCATGCCGAAGAAATTTATACAAACCCCCAATGGCCTTCGAAGCCTTTGTTTTATGTCTGCGCCCCTTCTAAGAGCGACAAAACCGTTGCACCCGAAGGCTGCGAAAATATCTTCGTACTCATTCCGATTGCGCCCGATTTGGAAGATTCCGAAGAAATGCGCGAAAAATATTACCACATGGTCATGCAGCGTTTAGAGCGTTTCACAGGTCAGAAAATACGCGAGCATGTTATCGTAAAAAGAAGTTACTGTTTGGAAGATTTCAAACAAGACTATCATTCCTTCAAAGGAAATGCTTACGGATTGGCAAATACGCTGCGACAAACGGCATTTTTCAAACCGAAGCTCAAATCTAAAAAGGTAGAAAATCTATACTATACAGGGCAACTCACCGTACCCGGTCCGGGGGTTCCGCCCTCGATTATTTCGGGGCGTGTCGTGGCAGAAGAGATTGGCAAAATTTGGGGAAAAAGCCAAAAGAACGCCGCTAAACTTTCTACCACAGTCTAA
- a CDS encoding Rpn family recombination-promoting nuclease/putative transposase: protein MSKRLIRFDWAVKKLLRNKANFVVLEGFLSELLFEDIKIEKILESEGNQETEQDKYNRVDILVQNAKNELVIVEIQNTYEIDYFHRMAYGASKALTENLSLGQSYSEIKKVISVNIVYFDLGKGKDYVYKGTTNFQSLREETFTKQNISDIFPEYYIIKVNQFNDVAKDTLDEWVYFLKNSEVKDSFKAKGLAEAKEVLDVMRLNQEQTYGYNRYLDYLHVKASEALSLKIQQEELMEKKIAEAKEKVRKDEKIEIAKNFISLGLDNTTIAKGTGLTAEQIEQLRSEKE, encoded by the coding sequence ATGAGCAAGCGACTAATCCGTTTCGATTGGGCAGTGAAAAAACTCCTTCGCAATAAGGCTAACTTTGTTGTGTTGGAAGGTTTCCTATCCGAACTTTTATTTGAAGACATCAAAATTGAAAAAATTTTGGAAAGCGAAGGCAATCAGGAAACTGAACAAGATAAGTACAATCGCGTCGATATCTTGGTGCAAAACGCTAAAAATGAGCTTGTTATCGTAGAAATTCAAAATACGTATGAAATCGATTATTTCCATCGCATGGCATATGGGGCTTCGAAGGCTTTGACTGAAAATTTGAGTTTAGGGCAATCTTACTCGGAAATCAAAAAAGTAATTTCTGTCAATATCGTTTATTTTGATTTAGGAAAAGGTAAAGATTATGTCTATAAGGGGACAACTAACTTTCAAAGTTTGCGCGAAGAAACTTTTACCAAACAAAATATATCGGATATTTTCCCCGAATATTACATTATCAAAGTAAATCAATTTAATGATGTAGCCAAAGATACTTTGGACGAATGGGTATATTTTTTGAAAAATAGTGAAGTAAAAGATAGTTTTAAGGCAAAAGGTTTGGCAGAGGCAAAGGAGGTTTTAGATGTTATGCGTTTGAATCAAGAACAAACTTATGGTTACAATCGTTACTTAGATTATTTACACGTAAAGGCAAGTGAGGCACTTTCTTTGAAAATCCAACAAGAGGAGCTGATGGAGAAGAAAATAGCAGAAGCGAAGGAGAAAGTACGGAAAGATGAGAAAATTGAAATTGCGAAAAATTTTATTTCATTAGGTTTGGATAATACCACAATAGCGAAAGGAACAGGCTTGACTGCTGAACAAATAGAGCAGTTGCGTAGCGAAAAAGAGTAA
- a CDS encoding ADP-ribosylglycohydrolase family protein: MNTTPSFTLEDCQMALLGVALADALGVPYEFRSRDQMQENPATTLIGYGSHHQPIGTWSDDSSLTFCLAESLAELGLEDETQFLNHLAQNFCKWLYQAHWTAHGKVFDVGNTTRRAIRKLKDGTAPLLAGESTEDSNGNGSLMRILPLLFYVQNLPIEKRFDWTKKVSSLTHAHIRSVMACFYYIEFAKKILEKKEKMQIYRELQKELPAFFQSQGIDPKEIAIFDRLLKEDITAANPDSILGTGYVLHSIEASVWCLLTTESFTQATLQAVNLGKDTDTTAAITGGLAALYYVSNPEKGLPPDWLMQLVSKEEIRNLGTKLYQNTLSY; this comes from the coding sequence ATGAATACTACTCCTTCTTTTACGCTCGAAGATTGTCAGATGGCACTCTTGGGCGTTGCGTTGGCTGATGCTTTGGGCGTGCCTTACGAATTTCGAAGCCGCGACCAAATGCAGGAAAATCCTGCGACTACTCTGATAGGTTATGGCTCACACCATCAACCCATCGGCACTTGGTCGGACGATAGTTCGCTGACTTTCTGTTTGGCAGAAAGTTTGGCGGAGTTAGGTTTAGAAGATGAAACACAATTTTTAAATCATTTGGCTCAAAATTTTTGTAAATGGCTTTATCAAGCCCATTGGACGGCACATGGCAAGGTCTTCGATGTAGGCAACACAACGCGCAGAGCCATAAGAAAACTCAAAGACGGAACAGCCCCCCTTTTGGCAGGGGAAAGCACAGAAGATAGCAACGGCAATGGTTCATTGATGCGCATTTTACCTCTCCTTTTTTATGTACAAAATTTGCCTATTGAAAAGCGTTTTGATTGGACAAAAAAAGTATCTTCTCTCACACACGCACATATTAGGTCGGTAATGGCTTGTTTTTATTATATAGAATTTGCGAAAAAAATTTTAGAAAAGAAAGAAAAAATGCAAATCTATCGAGAATTACAGAAAGAGCTACCTGCCTTTTTTCAAAGTCAGGGCATAGACCCAAAGGAGATTGCTATTTTTGATAGGCTTTTAAAAGAGGACATCACGGCGGCAAACCCCGATAGCATTTTAGGCACAGGCTACGTCTTGCATAGCATAGAGGCAAGTGTTTGGTGTCTGCTCACGACAGAGAGTTTTACACAAGCAACCCTTCAAGCCGTTAATTTGGGAAAAGATACCGACACAACGGCGGCTATCACAGGCGGCTTGGCTGCCCTTTACTACGTTTCAAACCCCGAAAAAGGGCTACCCCCCGATTGGCTTATGCAGTTGGTAAGCAAAGAGGAGATTAGAAATTTGGGTACAAAATTATATCAAAACACTTTATCTTATTAG
- a CDS encoding type II restriction enzyme, with amino-acid sequence MNHKPWQSIFDTYKIHEHDFSQSPLTLTAEQIKKATAHFTSTTEREVRVLCKQDTRESRPQVFVDNNLFILPIKNGIYSILQGEGYIDVPEITTQASIYKSKLDFELETSQIGNSEMQHLDFAYASSLVRSFLEDESLVLTIRGRKYTPKFEFYAGQHKQLIITESVQTEVDAGYEGRNQIVLIEAKNSATKNTIIRQLYYPFRQWQIHTKKKVNILFFEKRKDVYSLWEFGFADENNYNSIELLKSAKFEIQDK; translated from the coding sequence ATGAACCACAAACCTTGGCAATCAATTTTTGATACATACAAAATTCACGAACACGATTTTTCGCAGAGTCCGCTTACATTGACAGCCGAACAAATCAAAAAAGCGACTGCACATTTTACAAGCACCACCGAAAGAGAAGTTCGTGTTTTGTGTAAACAGGATACAAGAGAGAGCAGACCGCAGGTTTTTGTGGATAATAACTTGTTTATTTTGCCTATCAAAAATGGTATTTACAGTATTTTGCAAGGGGAAGGCTATATTGATGTTCCCGAAATAACTACACAAGCAAGTATTTACAAGTCCAAACTTGATTTTGAGTTAGAAACTTCGCAAATCGGAAACTCTGAAATGCAACACTTAGATTTTGCGTATGCGTCAAGTTTGGTGCGTAGTTTTTTGGAAGATGAAAGTTTGGTTTTGACTATTCGGGGCAGAAAATATACGCCAAAATTTGAGTTTTATGCAGGACAGCATAAGCAACTTATCATAACTGAAAGTGTGCAAACAGAAGTTGATGCGGGTTATGAAGGTAGAAATCAAATCGTTTTGATAGAAGCCAAAAATTCGGCAACTAAAAACACAATTATCAGGCAGTTGTATTATCCATTTCGTCAGTGGCAAATTCACACCAAGAAAAAGGTAAACATACTTTTCTTTGAAAAACGGAAAGACGTTTATTCTTTGTGGGAGTTCGGTTTTGCAGACGAAAACAACTACAATAGCATAGAACTTCTGAAAAGTGCGAAATTTGAGATACAGGACAAATAA